One part of the Haliotis asinina isolate JCU_RB_2024 chromosome 2, JCU_Hal_asi_v2, whole genome shotgun sequence genome encodes these proteins:
- the LOC137273723 gene encoding uncharacterized protein — protein sequence MSAVPTSVLLSAALLMLVVLPEVSLGWGSNSPSRSRLLQLQRLRVSTSDYLDDDDDGVDDDYPSDRRSSRRGLTLWDRGTASTRRTFNRMDSDDDDYLEDYIQYRRRAFSRLRQLRDDYYRNRKSGDSSSDDYSDDIQSSGQRRAVWGARQVNNRGISRLYARFLEYLQSRKQ from the coding sequence AGCGCCGCGCTGCTGATGCTGGTGGTGTTGCCTGAGGTCAGTTTGGGATGGGGAAGTAATTCACCCTCAAGGAGCCGTCTTTTGCAGCTGCAACGTTTACGTGTGTCCACATCAGATTACCtagatgacgacgacgatggaGTTGATGACGACTACCCTTCAGACAGAAGAAGCTCACGAAGAGGTCTGACGCTGTGGGATCGAGGCACAGCATCCACAAGGAGGACATTTAACAGAATGGACAGTGACGATGATGACTACCTAGAGGACTATATCCAGTACAGACGTCGTGCATTTTCACGATTACGTCAACTTCGTGATGACTACTACAGAAACCGCAAGAGTGGCGACAGCAGCAGCGATGACTATAGCGACGACATCCAGTCGTCAGGGCAGCGTCGGGCTGTATGGGGAGCTAGACAAGTCAACAACAGAGGAATCAGTCGACTTTATGCCAGGTTCCTAGAGTACTTACAGTCCAGAAAACAGTAA